A DNA window from Loxodonta africana isolate mLoxAfr1 chromosome 7, mLoxAfr1.hap2, whole genome shotgun sequence contains the following coding sequences:
- the LOC100667728 gene encoding olfactory receptor 52K1-like has translation MSGWSNGSSNVSYTSFLLLGFPGLQESHAFLVLPFLSLYLLIVSANALIIHTVATQQSLHQPMYTLIALLLAVNVCAATTVVPTMLFSFSTHFNRISLPRCLFQMFCIYFLIVFDCNILLVMALDRYVAICNPLRYPEIITTPLLTGLVGVAAARSTCIVAPVVGLASRVHFCRSDVIHHFACEHMALMKLSCGDISLNKTVGLTVRIFNRVLDMVLLGASYSRIIHAAFRISSGGARSKALNTCSSHLLVIFTVYSSTMSSSIVYRVAHTASQDVHNLLSAFYLLLPCLVNPVIYGVRTKEIRQHLGTLFQRAQLQVPTEKPQNLLSRKKFPA, from the coding sequence ATGTCAGGGTGGAGCAATGGAAGCTCTAATGTGTCCTACACCAGCTTCCTCCTGTTGGGCTTCCCAGGGCTGCAGGAATCCCATGCCTTCCTGGTGTTGCCCTTCCTCAGCCTCTACCTGTTGATCgtctctgccaatgccctgatcATCCACACAGTGGCCACCCAGCAGAGCCTGCACCAGCCCATGTACACACTCATCGCCCTGCTCCTGGCTGTCAATGTCTGTGCCGCCACCACCGTGGTGCCCACCATGCTGTTCAGTTTCTCCACCCACTTCAACCGCATCTCCCTGCCTCGCTGCCTGTTCCAAATGTTCTGCATCTACTTCCTTATTGTCTTTGACTGCAACATCCTCCTGGTCATGGCCTTGGACCgctatgttgccatctgtaaCCCGCTCCGCTACCCAGAAATCATAACCACCCCGTTGTTGACTGGCCTGGTTGGGGTGGCAGCTGCCAGGAGCACGTGCATCGTTGCTCCAGTGGTGGGACTGGCCTCCCGGGTTCACTTTTGCCGCTCAGATGTGATCCACCACTTTGCCTGTGAGCACATGGCTCTGATGAAGCTCTCCTGTGGGGACATCTCTCTGAACAAGACTGTGGGGCTCACTGTCCGCATCTTCAACAGAGTCCTGGACATGGTCCTCCTTGGTGCCTCCTATTCCCGCATCATCCATGCTGCCTTCCGAATTTCATCAGGTGGAGCACGTTCCAAGGCCCTGAACACCTGCAGCTCCCACCTGCTGGTCATCTTCACTGTCTACTCCTCCACCATGTCCTCATCTATTGTCTACCGTGTGGCCCACACTGCCTCCCAGGATGTGCACAACCTGCTCAGTGCCTTCTACCTGCTGCTCCCATGTCTGGTCAACCCCGTCATCTATGGGGTCAGAACCAAGGAAATCAGGCAGCACCTGGGAACTCTGTTCCAAAGAGCACAGCTACAGGTCCCCACTGAGAAGCCCCAGAACCTGCTCTCACGTAAGAAGTTTCCTGCCTGA